The genomic segment ATTATTGATGGAAAACAGGTAATGTTGGCAGAGTATGTAAAGTGATTATATTTGGTTATAGTTATTCTGCAAGAGCATAGTATATTATTGTGTATTATTCATGTGGCTACGTCTCCTTCCTTTGTCTCAAAAATCAGCAATCCTGTCCTGTTTGCTTTATAACAGCTTTCTCTCTGCTGTTACGGTGCATACTTTTGTTCTTCCTTCAGTATGCTTGTGTAAACAGAGACATTTCCCATAGATATTATTAGAACAGCATTAATTATTGATTTATCCATACTTATGGAATATGTgtactgaataaataaatatgtatatggaGACAGAACAATacttactgtttaaaaaaatatagtattGCTTTTATTTAGGGTAAATGTCTCTTTGAGCATTATCTTAAAAGGATGTTAGATAAGAAACACCTACCTATCCTCGTGTAGCTGTGAGTAAAtaactataggtggccatacatgttacaataacaatctttcctgttAGCATTGGTTGCAGGATCGTTTTTCCGCTCCCTAaaattaagagctgaatcgtcagatatgcaggtagaaacaataaaattCTACCCCTACCTGACAGTGTTTGGGCAGCTTCAAATTTTCCACCTTGGCCACTCCATGAGATGACcgttatccaaggcttttgcccaTATTGGTTGCATCGTCAACCCactatacacgcaccaaatatcatatgAATTCTCGTTAAATACAATAATATTGATGTGTACATAGGCACCTTATGATGAATGTAACACTGCTGTAGTAGATGGAATGAATGCCTGCTGCTGCCATACGTTTACATGCATAAACTGATATGAACTTCTGTCAAACATACAAGGTCATgcatcttctaaaaatcattagCATGATATCTTCAAGGACACTCGCCAGCAAAGTAAAAGTGAAAGTATGGGAAGTAATCTGTAACTGTTAACTTCAGacaatttatgttttgttttaatggtAGTATGCAGCCAAGAAAGGAGGGAGTTTTATTGATGGGACAAAAAGCAAGATAATAGCTGAGAGTTATTTCTCTTGCCTCCCTAGTTTCTTGAAAAGAACTTTATTACTACAGCCCTGTTTCTTATCCTAACGTATTCATTTTCTTTGTAGAAAGTTTTAATGAAACTAAGAAAGCCCAGGATAACTGCTACAATTTGGTCATCAGGAAAAATCATTTGCACAGGAGCTACCAGGTATAATTTTGTTATTCAATCAAATAAAATTAGCCATAGCCAACGCTTTCTGTGACAGCAACCCTAAATTTTCTACAGCTCCCAGAAGGCTTAAGGTATACAGTATACTGGCATATATAGTGCAGCAACTACTGAGTAAAGTGTGGTCGAGCAGTGAAGTAGTTCCCTTAATAATGAGCTATTTTTTTGGCATGCATTCTGGGCAAtattttgcatttcgccattggtgaattttcttcaCAAAACTGCGGTGAatatttgctgcaacaaaaaatttgcagagaaaaaaatgcccattgacttcaatgtatatGGAGTGAGAGAAGCCACGTtcgcattataaaaaaaaaaaaaaaagttccgtAGCTGAATTTCGCAAGTTTTCCACcatttgggaatttttcagcagtttcacaaatttttggcaaagtgaaaccggacagattcacttatcactacttcTAGTAACAAACTATATAACACAGTCCAATGATTGCCCTACCAAAAAAAGCAACATGATTATGCTCATCGGGTGGTAGTTAACACTAGGGGGGCCCATTTACGAaaggttggattttttttaatttttttttttacgattcagattttttagagctaaaagttgcaactttttccagGTTTACTATGCAACATATatgcaacaattccaaatccaaaaatactccatctaaaacttgtcataATCACGTAGaattcaatggcagatgtcccttccttaGAAGAAAGTcggaaaaatttgagtttttgtaaATATGCCTCCACGTAGTTCCCTTTCTGAAACCACATGAAAAGCAACTAAATTCATAATATTAATTTCTGCATAGCAGCGCTATGGGAGTTTAATGCATCCTCGTGCAGAGAAATGAGTCCAGCTCAGATGATTGGGGATTTTGAAAGAAATGAGGCAAAACTCAGGGAAAAATAATCCATACAGTGAACTTGTTATATAGTAAAATTttgttgaaaaaagtccattaacttcaacccttccaagcaaatccCAGAACACATGCGTAACTCCAGCACATTAATTAaagtaaaggacaagtaaagcctacattttcctacaatgtatatcagttgggcacgtctcccccacctaaatggtatcatttgtactgcatatatcccctccacttgctagcaccatcacattttcctaaagcgaatagcagctttcacccggtggccatttttcctcctGATACATATCAGATACATTTCAATCTACAAGCAGCATaaatacacacagacccttattcagcatacatttcatcaagaatgcaggctcacacaggcagaactgtctctgataaaagttctgctttgtttgaggactgtaatggtaaagctgagctcggGAGAAAAAGATtgaagcaggcagctagagctgagtttctatgggaaccaggaatgtcatctctttactggctgttagactggagggcgtgtttagtaatctgagtttagaacaactgagcatgtctggcaagccagaaatcaaagcaaattcctgggggggcaagtgggttacaggaagaaagggaaatctaagtgattaaaggaacagtaacaccaaaaaatgagagctttaaagtaacaaaaatataatgcactggtaaaactggtgtttttgctacagtaacactgctataatttatataataagctactgtgtagccacgggggcagccattcaagctgaaaaaaaggagaaaaggcacaggttacatagcagataacagataagttctgtagaatacaatagtattttatctgttatgtgcctgtgccttttctcctttgaatggctgcctccatggctacatagcagcttatttatataaattatagtagactttctgaagtaaacacacaacttttaccagtgcagggcagcagcacattatattttagttatttttatacacttaaattttttggtgttactgttcctttaagggaatgctgcagccttaatagtaacctctggacaaccagagtggcaggtattaagatttgtgtgtggggtttacatgcctTTAAGCACTCTCTCTTGctaattaatatccttcttaaggactggagcccaaaactgcacttgcatactcaaggtgatgccttaccagagacctataaagcggcaaaattatgttatgcccttttttatgccCACTCAGTATTTATGTAACTTCTTAGTTGTCTtcttccatatatttattttatttacactgaAATGCTGTTGCTATGTTTTATAGAGACTGGATAACATACCAGAGAAAAATGGAGCTGATTTATCAAATGTTTGATGCTAATGTCTGGGTCTAcagttgcctttatttttttaatttagttttaatCGGTGAATTGAAAGAATCATCTTCTAAATCTATCCCTGAAAAATGCACTGCCATGTTGATGagtagaaaatgtaaatatttataatagttgtatttactttgtgtttttacttttatatgtTACTACTGTATAGTTTTGTGCTGGGATACTAATAGTGGCTTTTTAACTTTGCTTCTGCAGTGAGGAAGAAGCCAAGGTGGGTGCAAGGCGCTTGGCCCGTTCTCTGCAGAAACTTGGTTTCCAGGTAAATCCTTTCCCTATGTTGTGAGTGGACCTTTTTGAGCACTTTTAGCTAGGTAGCAGGTTAATTATAGCACAATAAGTGGGCCATCAGAAGTGAAAAAGGAGGTAACTAGTCAGCcaacctgagatggctgccaaaAGGGCAATGCCCTATGGTCATTTAATTGCTGCACAAAATTCGCGTTCAGTGCGCCTTTAAGCCTGATGGACACTTTTTGCATTCCATTTTGATCTCTGCAtcccaaaaacaaatgttttttttttgtttgtttttgcattgcTGGGGTCTAACATTTAATTGgaaaaatttttttacaccagcacacccttacctcctccagagaattactacttggtgcacagcctagagagtcggcactctccacacagtaaaaatatttcagccagcaccacattaaagtgcaagcagggcttagcccctgtgtgtttattcaaaaagcaacaTTTCGGGGGCGTAGCCCTTCGTCTTACATTTAATCCcatccagggcactatctgcaaggagtttgtatgttctcctcttGTCTGTGGGTTAGTGCTCTATAAACATGAGGAAGTTAAAAAAGATTAATTCTGCTCctgtttgttggggggggggggggggggggggtggtactgTCATTTGTGTGGCTGAAGATTAATCTTTGGGTATGTGTAAACTGAAAAAGAGAAACCAATAGCCCTACTACTGTTTGCATTAAACAACATCTGAAAGGCTGTATGTTGGCTTAGTTGGTGTTGCAGTGTGGTACTGCAGATTTGCTTAACATTAAATTCCATCATTTTTTGTTGCAGGTTAAATTCACAGAGTTTAAAGTAGTGAATGTGTTGGCTGTGTGTACCATGCCGTTTGAAATAAGATTGGCAGAATTTACCAAGCAGAATCGCCCCCATGCAAGgtgatgccattattttattttatgtttctttCAACTGATACAAAAAAATACCTGTGATTAAATATTTACTATTCAACTTTGCAGTTATGAGCCGGAACTCCACCCTGCAGTCTGCTATAGAATAAAGTCTCTGAGGACAACGCTGCAGATCTTCTCCACTGGCAGTATTACAGTAACTGGTGTGTTCTTAGATCAGCAATTGAGTGGTCAAAAATGTAAATCTATTCATGCATTTATTCACCAGATCCATATGGACTTATTTGCCTCAGTACTGATCACTGGGTGAAGCTGAATCTATAACTTAAATTTTGTTCCAAGTTAAAGTGGATTACTGGGACTGgaagttcctctgctttccatgGTGGACAGTTCACAAAACTTTGGAAAGCAGGACTTCAAATCTCAGAATCTTCAACATGGAACAACCTTACGGAgggctttttattcttttttttaaaaccctCTTGACAGGTGAATAAATGATAAATGCACATCAACTCAGGACCAcaactgggggggaaggggggaccATAGTCTCAGGCctggtcagattttatctgaatGGGGTTCCGGGACACACAACACTAAGTTAAACTGGGAAATTGCATTAAAACCCATTCACCTGCCCACAAATGTATGTAACTTGCATTggaaaacaatgacaaaaatgttAGTACTACAGCTTACATGTAGCATCCCTGCAACAACTGTCTAAAAGGATATTGGGCAAGTTGAGGGCCCATAGGTTTCTGGCTGACTTGTGATCTTTATACATGTTCAGTGTGAAAAAATGTTAAcagtgaaatattttatttgtacctTTGCAGGTCCAGATGTGAAGTCGGTTGCCACTGCCATAGAGCAGATCTATCCTTTTGTGTTTGAAAGCAGAAAAGCAATTTTGTGAATGAGCAGTTTGGGATCAGGCATTACTTACCAAGCACCTTTTAGATGCTGAATGGCAAAATAAAACACTGCAACTTGAACAAATTTTAACAGGACCAATAAAGGGACCGCACTTTTAATGACATCGGCCTACAGAAATGCTGGTTTTTAGTCGTGTGTTGTCGATAAAG from the Xenopus tropicalis strain Nigerian chromosome 5, UCB_Xtro_10.0, whole genome shotgun sequence genome contains:
- the tbpl1 gene encoding TATA box-binding protein-like protein 1; its protein translation is MDADSDVALDIIITNVVCVFRTRCHLNLRKIALEGLNVIYKREVGKVLMKLRKPRITATIWSSGKIICTGATSEEEAKVGARRLARSLQKLGFQVKFTEFKVVNVLAVCTMPFEIRLAEFTKQNRPHASYEPELHPAVCYRIKSLRTTLQIFSTGSITVTGPDVKSVATAIEQIYPFVFESRKAIL